Proteins encoded within one genomic window of Nordella sp. HKS 07:
- a CDS encoding ABC transporter ATP-binding protein/permease, with protein MVANKTSETAQTPAWKKFCVENNQRRFWAQALPLLRDLNISPQRNRLLLMVGGLVLVILVNTFGQIKLNAWFGAFYDTLLQRSVSLLVNEVVTFLIIVGGLLCLVVAQTWLQETIKVRLREWLTHDLMDKWLKPGRAYHLSQAGEDGANPDQYIQADARHLAEMSASLTIGLFHASLLLVSFVGVLWTLSNQVVFSHGGTSFTVPGYMVWCALAYAFTGSWLTWFIGRPLIKLNAERYAREADLRFTIMRINETVKSVALGRGEAHERRTANGSIVHVIDLGQKLANGHSRLTWITSGYGWLALLVPILLATPGFFSGSLTIGGLMMVVGAFSQVQNSLRWFVDNFPGIADWRATLLRVSRFRNGLSHLDPAPETAGPGSLVLESHPQGAMSFDNVAIGPSDSPLTFATASIEIRSGERVSVDAATDGDRSLLLRTLVGLSTQGSGTILFPAAADVMFVPARLHFRIGTLREALIYPASPAELDDTLVSAALVRAGLIHLLGRLDDKERWDRTLPVLDQQRLMLARFILHRPAWVLFEDMAATANDQDLRLFRSIFARELVGTSVIGIGACTALNGFFGRKLRLSRRLETAPAPVTYDAGTADAGTARPRPGLEAAE; from the coding sequence ATGGTTGCTAATAAAACGTCGGAGACGGCACAGACTCCGGCGTGGAAGAAATTCTGTGTCGAAAATAATCAGCGCCGCTTCTGGGCGCAAGCACTGCCTCTGTTGCGAGACCTCAACATCTCGCCCCAGCGCAACAGGCTGCTTCTGATGGTCGGTGGCCTCGTCCTGGTCATTCTCGTCAACACATTCGGACAGATCAAGCTCAACGCCTGGTTCGGCGCTTTCTACGACACGCTGCTCCAGCGATCGGTCTCTCTCCTCGTCAATGAGGTCGTGACTTTCCTCATCATTGTCGGCGGCCTGCTCTGTCTCGTGGTGGCACAGACCTGGCTCCAGGAGACGATCAAGGTCCGCCTGCGCGAGTGGCTGACCCACGATCTCATGGATAAATGGCTGAAGCCCGGGCGTGCCTATCACCTTTCTCAGGCCGGCGAAGACGGCGCCAATCCCGATCAATACATCCAGGCCGATGCCCGCCATCTCGCCGAAATGTCGGCGAGCCTGACCATCGGCCTGTTCCATGCGTCCCTGCTGCTGGTCAGCTTCGTAGGCGTGCTGTGGACCCTCTCGAACCAGGTCGTGTTCAGCCATGGCGGCACATCCTTCACCGTCCCGGGCTACATGGTCTGGTGCGCGCTCGCTTATGCGTTCACCGGGTCCTGGCTTACCTGGTTCATCGGCCGGCCCCTGATCAAGCTCAATGCCGAGCGCTATGCCCGCGAGGCGGATCTGCGCTTCACCATCATGCGCATCAACGAGACGGTGAAATCGGTCGCGCTGGGGCGCGGCGAGGCACATGAACGGCGTACCGCCAACGGCTCCATCGTCCACGTCATCGATCTCGGGCAAAAGCTCGCCAATGGTCATTCGCGCCTCACCTGGATAACCTCGGGCTATGGCTGGCTGGCGTTGCTTGTGCCGATCCTTCTCGCCACCCCGGGCTTCTTCAGCGGCAGCCTCACCATCGGCGGCCTGATGATGGTGGTCGGCGCCTTCAGCCAGGTCCAGAACTCGCTGCGCTGGTTCGTCGACAATTTCCCAGGTATCGCAGACTGGCGGGCAACGCTGCTGCGCGTATCGCGCTTCCGCAACGGCCTGTCCCATCTCGATCCCGCTCCCGAAACGGCCGGCCCGGGCAGCCTTGTCCTCGAGTCGCACCCGCAGGGCGCCATGAGCTTTGACAATGTGGCGATCGGCCCGAGTGACAGCCCGCTGACCTTCGCCACGGCATCAATCGAGATTAGGTCGGGTGAGCGCGTTTCGGTCGACGCCGCCACCGATGGCGACCGCTCCCTGCTGTTGCGCACGCTCGTCGGGCTCTCGACACAAGGCTCGGGCACTATTCTTTTTCCGGCGGCAGCCGATGTCATGTTCGTCCCGGCGCGGCTCCACTTCCGCATCGGCACCTTGCGCGAGGCGCTGATCTATCCGGCGAGTCCGGCCGAGCTCGACGACACCCTGGTCTCGGCCGCGCTCGTGCGCGCTGGCCTCATCCATCTGCTTGGCCGGCTCGACGACAAGGAGCGCTGGGACCGGACGCTTCCGGTCCTCGACCAGCAGCGCCTGATGCTGGCGCGTTTCATTCTCCACCGCCCGGCCTGGGTGCTGTTCGAGGATATGGCCGCCACCGCCAATGATCAGGATCTGCGGCTGTTCCGCTCAATCTTCGCGCGCGAGCTTGTCGGCACGTCGGTCATCGGCATCGGCGCCTGCACCGCCCTCAATGGGTTCTTCGGCCGCAAGCTGCGCCTGTCGCGCAGGCTTGAAACCGCCCCAGCGCCGGTGACTTATGACGCGGGAACAGCTGACGCTGGGACAGCGCGTCCGCGGCCAGGCCTCGAAGCCGCCGAATAA
- a CDS encoding ABC transporter ATP-binding protein/permease, with protein sequence MTDQSAQLADAATDIDEAAHQGLVPQLSMMIGALFASPVRNTLLLLGFGLVAVILITAYGQIRLNSWNQPFYDALARRDLGDFMTQLGVFGIIAGSLLVLNVLQTWLSQMIKLKLREGLVLDLVGQWLQPLRAFRLASAGPIGVNPDQRLHEDARHLSELSADLGIGLFQATILLASFIGVLWSLSSGFIFTLGGRTFDIPGYMVWAAIIYAGSASLISYWVGRPLVQRNAERYAREADLRFSMMRVNEHIDAVALYRGEADEKRRVEVDLQSVLDATRAIIARITGLTWVTAGYGWFTIVAPILVAAPVYFAGDLSFGGLMMAVGAFNQVHNSLRWFIDNFSAIADWRATLLRVASFRSAVLRTDVLHTVESRIEFSEGAPGKLTIDNLEIASPTGCTMLQERHVEIKAGDRVLMVGESGAGKTLLFRTLSGLWLWGDGRITWPKGESIQYMPRIPYLPPGALREVLAYPSAVGDFEPQEFEEALKSVGLDNLVAKLDLRKRWEKKLDDDEQQSLAFARVRLHNPKWLLIDEVLDSIDDETHERIVAMLARDLKQTGIIHVGKAEAHDHVFTRVLHLVKDPETRCLAPRKQMPDIRPKTVRPLEAVK encoded by the coding sequence ATGACCGATCAGTCCGCCCAGCTCGCCGATGCCGCGACTGACATTGACGAGGCGGCCCATCAGGGCCTCGTCCCACAGCTCTCCATGATGATCGGCGCGCTCTTTGCCTCCCCGGTGCGCAACACCCTGCTGCTCCTGGGCTTCGGTCTCGTCGCCGTCATCCTCATCACCGCTTATGGGCAGATCCGCCTCAACAGCTGGAATCAGCCCTTCTATGACGCGTTGGCGCGACGCGACCTCGGCGACTTCATGACCCAGCTCGGCGTCTTCGGCATCATCGCCGGTAGCCTCCTGGTCCTCAACGTCCTGCAGACCTGGCTCAGCCAGATGATCAAGCTCAAGCTCCGCGAGGGGTTGGTTCTCGACCTGGTCGGACAATGGCTCCAGCCTCTGCGCGCTTTCCGCCTCGCCAGCGCCGGCCCGATCGGTGTCAACCCGGACCAGCGCCTGCATGAGGATGCCCGCCATCTCAGCGAGCTTTCGGCCGATCTCGGCATCGGGCTGTTCCAGGCGACAATCCTGCTGGCGAGCTTCATCGGCGTCTTGTGGTCGCTCTCTTCCGGCTTCATCTTCACGCTGGGCGGGCGTACCTTCGACATTCCGGGCTACATGGTCTGGGCCGCGATCATCTATGCGGGCTCGGCCTCGCTGATCAGCTATTGGGTGGGCCGGCCACTCGTCCAGCGCAATGCCGAGCGCTATGCCCGTGAGGCCGACCTGCGCTTCTCGATGATGCGCGTCAACGAGCATATCGATGCCGTCGCTCTTTACAGGGGTGAGGCCGACGAGAAGCGCCGTGTCGAGGTCGACCTCCAGTCGGTGCTCGACGCCACGCGCGCCATCATCGCGCGTATCACCGGCCTCACCTGGGTGACCGCCGGCTATGGATGGTTCACCATCGTGGCGCCGATCCTGGTGGCGGCACCCGTTTATTTCGCCGGCGATCTCTCCTTCGGCGGCCTGATGATGGCGGTCGGCGCCTTCAACCAGGTGCACAACTCGCTGCGCTGGTTCATCGATAATTTCAGCGCCATCGCGGACTGGCGCGCCACGTTGCTGCGTGTCGCGAGTTTCCGCAGCGCCGTGCTCAGGACCGATGTGCTGCACACCGTCGAAAGCCGCATCGAATTCTCCGAGGGCGCGCCCGGAAAACTGACCATCGACAACCTCGAGATCGCCTCGCCGACCGGCTGCACCATGCTCCAGGAGCGCCATGTCGAGATCAAAGCCGGCGACCGCGTCCTGATGGTGGGCGAATCCGGCGCCGGCAAGACGCTCCTGTTCCGGACCCTGTCTGGCCTGTGGCTGTGGGGTGATGGGCGCATCACCTGGCCCAAGGGCGAGAGCATCCAATATATGCCGCGCATCCCTTATCTGCCGCCCGGCGCCCTGCGCGAAGTCCTCGCTTATCCTTCTGCCGTCGGCGACTTCGAGCCCCAAGAGTTCGAGGAGGCCCTGAAAAGCGTCGGCCTCGACAATCTCGTCGCCAAGCTCGATCTGCGCAAACGTTGGGAGAAGAAGCTCGACGATGACGAACAGCAGTCCCTCGCCTTCGCCCGCGTTCGGCTGCACAATCCAAAATGGCTGCTGATCGACGAAGTGCTCGATTCGATCGATGACGAAACCCATGAGCGCATCGTCGCCATGCTGGCCCGCGACTTGAAGCAAACCGGGATCATCCACGTCGGCAAGGCCGAAGCGCATGACCATGTCTTCACGCGCGTCCTGCATCTGGTGAAGGATCCGGAGACCCGCTGCCTGGCGCCGCGCAAGCAGATGCCCGATATCAGACCCAAGACCGTTCGCCCTCTGGAAGCCGTTAAATGA